From the Maioricimonas rarisocia genome, one window contains:
- a CDS encoding thioredoxin fold domain-containing protein, with protein sequence MTTALLRLLPACALLLIPCTAPAGNFECVDPAIRTAAEAARLRSARFWTGRDLPGRWAHPCPITVRLDRSTGGGMTRFTFAGGEVFGWSMLVCGTRQAILEDVIPHEVDHAVRASIVRRPVIRWLDEGCASLMESPASHARLRRSVLDVDGRRLLTTWLDRSDYPTDGHELAGLYAVGFSFVEFLLERGGPQQLLDLQRDPRRPSAKFPDHYGADADRLIDGWQAWLPRRLRQGVTCDCCGCAVHTPAPFTRDDRPVLTVWTSQTCGPCRQFRYDLRTNAAFREAIESRFRIETIDVDRERERAQSAGIHAVPTFVIDDIRVEGYRGPAWLMQQLMQPVGKPESPDGDAAPSSTDAPDDASADDEPADDASHSDASAEEPAPSAPPSPGSSPAPAAPVITASGAGTFLLSLAELTLVIGGSAATGGAGTALAVGLSRLLLRRIRRRGTDRRRDVPTERKEDDLPRAPFPRELDEARELLAIRQSEGRVAVLDALRGMFFDDECDRLLERGEECEVRTVRQLRERIDTRVDEVAPLSVRAA encoded by the coding sequence GTGACCACTGCTCTGTTGCGTCTGCTGCCCGCTTGCGCGCTGCTCCTGATCCCCTGCACTGCTCCGGCTGGCAACTTCGAATGCGTTGATCCCGCCATTCGCACCGCTGCCGAGGCGGCCCGCCTCCGTTCAGCCCGGTTCTGGACCGGACGCGACCTTCCCGGCCGCTGGGCCCATCCCTGCCCGATCACGGTTCGACTCGACCGGAGTACCGGCGGCGGCATGACCCGGTTCACCTTTGCCGGCGGTGAGGTCTTCGGCTGGTCGATGCTCGTCTGCGGAACCCGGCAGGCGATTCTCGAGGACGTCATCCCGCACGAGGTGGACCATGCCGTGCGGGCCTCGATCGTGCGTCGCCCTGTCATCCGCTGGCTCGACGAGGGATGCGCATCGCTGATGGAGTCTCCCGCATCCCACGCCCGGCTGCGCCGCAGCGTGCTTGATGTCGATGGTCGCCGCCTGCTGACGACCTGGCTCGACCGTTCCGACTATCCGACCGACGGCCACGAACTGGCCGGCCTTTATGCCGTGGGATTCTCGTTCGTCGAGTTCCTGCTCGAGCGCGGCGGTCCGCAGCAACTCCTCGACCTGCAGCGCGATCCCCGGCGGCCATCTGCGAAGTTCCCCGATCATTACGGAGCCGACGCGGACCGGCTCATCGATGGATGGCAGGCGTGGCTTCCCCGCAGGCTCCGTCAGGGGGTGACGTGTGACTGCTGCGGCTGCGCCGTCCACACTCCCGCTCCTTTCACCAGGGATGACCGGCCGGTGCTGACCGTCTGGACCTCGCAGACCTGCGGTCCCTGCCGGCAGTTCCGCTACGACCTTCGGACCAATGCCGCCTTCCGCGAGGCAATCGAGTCCCGGTTCCGCATCGAGACAATCGACGTCGACCGTGAGCGCGAGCGGGCCCAGTCGGCAGGAATTCACGCCGTCCCAACCTTCGTGATCGACGACATTCGGGTGGAAGGATACCGGGGCCCGGCCTGGCTGATGCAGCAGCTCATGCAGCCGGTCGGCAAGCCGGAGTCACCAGACGGCGATGCAGCCCCTTCGTCAACCGACGCGCCGGACGACGCCTCCGCTGATGATGAGCCGGCCGACGACGCGTCCCACTCCGATGCATCGGCGGAGGAACCGGCGCCGTCCGCTCCTCCTTCGCCGGGCTCCTCCCCTGCCCCCGCAGCGCCGGTCATCACGGCATCCGGTGCCGGCACGTTCCTGCTGTCGCTGGCCGAACTGACTCTGGTCATCGGCGGATCGGCCGCGACCGGAGGCGCAGGAACCGCCCTGGCGGTCGGACTTTCGCGACTGCTGCTGCGAAGGATTCGCCGACGCGGAACCGACCGTCGCCGCGACGTCCCCACGGAGCGAAAGGAGGACGACCTGCCGCGTGCCCCCTTTCCCCGCGAGCTGGATGAAGCACGTGAACTGCTTGCGATCCGGCAGTCAGAGGGACGTGTGGCGGTACTTGATGCGCTGCGAGGAATGTTTTTCGACGACGAATGCGACCGCCTGCTCGAACGGGGCGAGGAATGCGAAGTCCGCACGGTCCGGCAACTTCGTGAGCGGATCGACACCCGCGTCGATGAGGTCGCGCCGCTCTCCGTCCGGGCCGCGTAG
- a CDS encoding class I SAM-dependent methyltransferase: protein MNKSTNDEIRERFDAQVERFSNLESGQRTAIDSPLALDLITQAASRVTPQARAVLDVGCGAGNFTLKLLARVPGLDVSLIDLSQPMLDRAVERISAATTGSVQAQQGDVRTAELGESTCDVILAGAVLHHLRGEDEWEQVFGRFHTALRPGGSIWVFDLVSSSIPAVEKLMRERYGNYLTELEDEAFRDHVFDYIEKEDSPRPLTFQLDMLRKVGFAATTVLHRHTCFAAFGAVKN from the coding sequence ATGAACAAGTCCACCAACGACGAGATCCGCGAGCGTTTCGACGCGCAGGTTGAACGTTTCTCGAACCTGGAATCCGGTCAGCGGACCGCGATCGATTCGCCCCTCGCACTCGATCTGATCACCCAGGCGGCCAGCCGTGTGACACCGCAGGCCCGGGCCGTGCTGGACGTCGGCTGTGGCGCCGGAAACTTCACGCTCAAGCTGCTGGCCCGAGTGCCGGGGCTCGATGTCTCACTCATCGACCTCAGCCAGCCGATGCTGGACCGGGCGGTCGAACGGATCTCCGCCGCCACGACCGGCAGCGTTCAGGCTCAACAGGGAGACGTCCGCACCGCAGAGCTGGGCGAATCGACCTGCGATGTCATCCTGGCCGGTGCCGTGCTGCATCACCTGCGGGGCGAGGACGAATGGGAGCAGGTGTTCGGCCGGTTCCACACGGCTCTACGGCCCGGCGGATCAATCTGGGTATTCGACCTGGTGAGCAGTTCGATTCCCGCGGTCGAAAAGCTGATGCGCGAGCGGTACGGCAATTACCTGACGGAGCTGGAAGACGAGGCGTTTCGGGATCACGTCTTCGACTACATCGAGAAGGAAGACTCGCCCCGGCCTCTCACGTTCCAGCTCGACATGCTCCGCAAGGTCGGCTTTGCGGCAACGACCGTTCTGCACCGCCACACCTGCTTCGCCGCGTTTGGAGCGGTGAAGAATTAG